The genomic stretch ATGGATCtgtgtgccaggctgtgggatTGGAACATTCTTGAATGAGTCTGTGTGCCagggtgtggggctgggatccTCCCAGGTGGGTCCGTGTGCCaaagcagggggttggaacctCTTTGGGTGGGTCTTGAATGAGTCTGTGTGCCAGGGTGTGGTTTTGGACCCCCTTGGATGGGTCtgtgtgccaggctgtgggatTGGAACACCCTTGGATGGGTCtgtgtgccaggctgtgggatTGGAACACCCTTGGATGGGTCTGTGCAGCACCAGATTGTGAGGTTGGAACCCTCCCAGGTGGGTCTGTGTGCCAGGGTGTGGGATTGGAACACCCTTGGATGGGTCTGTGTGCCAGGGTGCGGGGTTGGGACCCTCCCAGGTGGGTTAGTGTGCCAGGACAGGGGGCTGGAACCCCCTTGGATGGGTCTGTGTGCCAGGGTGCAGGGTTGGGACCCTCCCAGGTGGGTCTGTGTGCCAGGGGGTTGGGTTGGGACCCCCTCAGGCTGCAGGTGTCCCCTCAGAGGAGCCTCTGCCCTTGCGGGTGTTGCCAACGCACTCGGGGCTGTTTGCCCCTCCTCTCACCTGCGCCGAGGgtctctctccctgctgctggtttccaggaggctgctggcaaagccagggctggggagcaccAGAGATTTGTGGCTTTTGTTGTGTTTGCACAGGGAAGAGCAAACACGAGTGTCTGTTCACAAGTGTGGAAAGAGCACTCAGTGCTTCAGCCAGTGTTTGTTTTCGGGTCCCTGACGCCGGGACCGCGTGCCCGGCTGGCATGTTGCTCACATCTGCTGCAAGAGGACGAGCCACTTGCGTGCCACAAGCCATTCTTTGTGTGCTTGGCATGAAACGATCCAGAGCCGAGGGATATGGGATGTCTCAACTGTCCATCTGCTCATTAACTCTGGCTTTTCTTGGGAACATTCGTGTCTTTTATCCTCCCCTCCAATAACACTGTCACAGCCgttcctctgctgcttctcctgcccctttccctgtTTCTCGTGGCCTGTGGCCTGcttgcccagccctggagaCGGCTGTAGGATTTATGCTGAGGGCATTTCACCGTGTCAGCGGCCAAGTGCAACCCAGAGTGGTGCCAGCCCTATCTGGCAAGTGTAGGTGTTGCAGGAATAAACTGGAGGGATGGAAAGAGGACCTGAGTTGGCTTCCTGGAGGTGTTCCTGTCTCAGGACTGCACTGGGAAGgtgattttctctctttctggaTGACTGTGCCCTGCCATCTGCTCcaaacaccagcactgctctggagttttccatcttttggcagcagctcttccGTGCTGTGCTTAAGGATGTCCCCTTGGCAGCTGCACCTCTACAAAGTGCCCAAATTACAATTAAGCCCTTGCCCTGGAGACCAGCAGCGAAGGTCCTGAGCACTTGGTTTTGCAGTGCTTGGTCCTCGTTAGCTCTGAGGTGACAGGGTGAGTTTTATCCCCCATTATCCCTGCAGGGAATGTCCCACAGGCTGCTGCCGGCACGTTTgggttgtgctgctgcctttgtgtGCGATGATGGGAGCCCCTGGAGCCGCCTGGGGAAGGGCACTTGGCCAAGGGCTGCGGAATTGCAGGAGCTGCTCGGCCTCACGGGCACCCTGCACACCCAGAGCTCGGAGCTGCTGGCTCCGGGTCCTCTCTCCCTGCACAGGGAGCGCTGAGCTGCACTGCCAGGGGGGCACAGAGCCTCACCAGGACTCGGGGAGTTTACTGCCTCTGCCCATCCACAGATTCCTTTTCTGCCGTGTGAGAGGGACACGTGTGATCACCAGGACGTTTTAAGGCAGTGAACGGCAGAGAggggctgtcctgcagccaAAATAACTTCCTTTGcatcctgctgtcccctgtcctgtccccagcagcagcgtGAGGCCCTTCCCGATGTCAGCTGGTGAGAAACGTGCCACCATCCGACAGGCAGTCCCTGTGACTGCTCCTTTCTTGTTGCTTCTCCACGAGATCAGCTGTGTCTGCGTGGTGGTtaaaaaatgcaggttttgtCATGGTAACAAGGCAGTGCAGAGGAGGGGAGCCGGGCACAGATAAGCGCCCTCCCTTCTGCTCTCCCCTCAGCTGAGTTTATCTGCAGTTTCCTGGCAGGGTGGTGAGCGCTGGCACCGGGCTGCTGCGCTGAGAGACAAGAAGAAAGTGTGCAAGGAGGATGTTCAGGCAGGGCCTTTAAACGTGTGTTGTGTAATCatctgagagaggaaaagacagGGGATTAATGGGCAAAGGAAAGCCCTGGACTCGTCTCCGTGAGGTGATGGGAGCGTGCcctaagaaataaaataattgttgTGCGGTGATCTTTTCTGTCCCAGGATCCTGCAGCACTTCCCAAAGGTGCAGTTCCTGCCCTGGTGAGAGGCAAACATTACCAGAagccattttatttttgtggagaCACCCAGTAATGGCATCAGGGTTCTCCTTCCTCTGCGGGGTGCCCCTCAATCAGCCCCTGAATCCTTGTCCGTACGCGGCGGTCCCAAAtctggcagggatggagctgcatCCTCAGCCTGGGAGCCTGCGcttgtgccaggctctgctggcaccTCACCCCCACGCTGGGCAGCTGCCTCACCTCTtcacctgctgctttcccttctctccaggGCCCCTCGTGTCGCTCCGGGCTCGGTGGGGAGAAGCCAGCAGGTGCCAGCAGCGGCTCGGGGAAGGTGCAGCCCCCGCGGGCCGGGCAGGGAGCGGCTCCAGCCCGGCCAGGCTCTAGATGGGGCTGGAGAGTTGGAGACCTTGCCCCGAGCGCTGTGCCCGGCCTGGCTGGGCTTGCCTTGGGCACCGGCAGCGCTCCTGGAAGGAAAACCCTTGGCTGTGCTCCCGCAGCCCCGCACCCGGCGATCccgggagaggggagaggggagaggggagagaccCTCTCGGGGTGCGGGGGTCCCAGAAGGGTCCCAGAGGGGTCCCAGAGGAGATGCCCTCCCTCCCCACGTGGAAGGGACAGCCGGGGGCATCGCGTGCGCTGCCACGGGAGGGAGGTTCGGCTTGCAGGGATCCGCATCCCGTGGGCGAGGGCTGAGTCACGGCCCAGGGGTGTGTGCCGGcaggcgggaggaggaggatgccgAGCAAAGAGAGGGGCCCAGCCaaagctccagcccctctcaaGAGCCTCCCCGCTTCTAAtgtcactgcagggacaccaggCGCCTTCCCAGAGCCGGTGTCACCGCTTAACTCGCGCTGTGACgtgccttccttcctcctttccctctccctccgcGGCGTTTGCTATGATTCACGTTTGCCCGTGGCAGCAAATGGTCGCGCATATAAAACAAACCACAGTCCCCTTCCCCTGGGGAGGGAGACAGAcagctccagcccggccttggaaGCAGCTAAAGCAGTGCCAGGCTTCAGCCCCGCTCGTTTTTTAAGCGGCTGCGATCAGGCGAGTTCAGCACAGCAGGTCCTGCCCGGCGTGGCTGGGAGCAActcaaaaatccccaaaacttGGGCGGCCAAATGCTGAGTAACATTTTTAATGCCTGTTCTGTCTCTACCCCCGCCCGTGCCGGGGGTGCAGGGCTCTGGTGCTCGGCAAACGTGACAACCATCGCTGGAGTGGAAGTTTCTAAGGTTGCATTAACCCTTTTGGGGGGCACggattcctttttcctccccttttacAACATCTCTGGGCGCTGCTGATGGTGATGTCCTCCCTGGGAATCCCCAGCTCCCGGTTTCCACAATTTCACCGCGGATGCTGCAGATGGAGCAAggccctgtgctgctcctgcccacgCAGGTGGAATTTATCACTGGCTCTGGGACACCGATCCCAGCAGGATCTGGTGGAAAACCGGCGCTGGCCCGGTTAACAAGCGCAGGGAAGAGGATTGCTCAGCCTGTTGCACAAGCTGAACCCCAGCCAGTTCTTGATTTCTCAGAACTTAGTGATGTCCCACACATCACCGCCAGTTGGCAGGGCCCTGTCAGGAGCACAGATCCAGTTGTGGCCTGTTCCGAGCCCTGGGAATGGCTcttgggaagggaaggatgaGGGACGATGTGTGGCACTGGAAGGAGAGAGGCTTTGACTGAGGAATTTGCCCCCcatggctgggaatggggattcTGGATGAAGATGGGGTGGGATGTCAGgactggagctgcagggggagTTTGAGGGGCAGAGATGGGGATTTTGCGGGGCAAGGATGGGAATTTTGTGAGGCAAGGACGGGGATTTTGGGGGGCAAGGATAGAAGCTGGTGAGGGAGCTTGAGGAGCAAGGATGTGAGCCAGAAAGGAGTTTTGGGGGACAAGGATGGGGGTGGAGGGGAAATTTGGGGGGCAAGAATGGAAGTTAGAGGAGGGCTTGGGGATCGAGGATGGGGATTTTAAGGGGCAAGaatggggatttttgggggcaAGGTTAGGAGCTGGAAGGGAGTTttgaggggcagggatgggagctggaaGGGAGTTGGGGGGCAAGGAGGGAGTTGGAGAGGAAATTTTGGGGGGCAAGGATGGAGCTGGAAGGCAAATTTGTGGGGCAAGGACAGAAGCTAGAGAAAGGCTTGGGGGCCAaggatgggagctgcagggagtcTTGGGGGGCACTGAACGACCCGGCAGCACTGGCAGCGTTCACCGCCTGCCCAGCCCACGTCTCCGCGGCGATGTCTCGGTGCCGCACCGGGATAAAACCGGGGATCCCCGCTGGGCCCGGACACACCCCCCCAGGCTTCAACCCCCCCGGGCAGCCGTCGCCAGCCGCGCCGAGGGGCCGATCCGCACATGCTCCCTGCCTTGTTTTGCagggctcggcggggccggcccgtcccgtcccgtcccgccccgccggggccgcccccggccGCTCCGGGCGCTTAAAGCGGGGCCGAGGCGCgccgggcagggcagagccggCAGGGCAGAACCGCATCCAGCCGGTCGGGACCGAGCAGCGCCATGATTTTCGATCGCCTCAAACGTTTCTGCATCGTGCTGGAGGGCTCGGAGCGGGACGGCCCCGCCGCTTTCAGCCCCGGGCAGGCGGTGTCGGGCCGCGTGGTGCTGGAGCTGGCGGCGGCCGCTCGGCTCGGGGCGCTGCGCCTGCGGGCGATGGGCGCTGCCCGCGTCCACTGGACCGAGTCCCGCAGCGCCGGCTCCAGCACCGCCTACACGCAGAGCTACAGCGACCAGGTGGAGTTTCTGAGCCACCGCGACACGCTGATGGCGCCGCCAGGTACGGCATCCCCTGCCCGAGGGGCACCGCCGGCACCCccgggggctggggcagctcagcGCGGGTCTTGGGGCAGCCCCGACACCCCCCGGCTGTTGGGGGCTCCGGGCACCACAACCGGCTGGAATCTGGGCGCCTGGGGCAGCCGCCGATGCTGGGTGCGTGGCACCCTAAAACTGCAGAAATCTGGGGACAGCTTGGCTGCTGGGTGCTTGGTGACACACCAGCGAGCTGAAATGTGGGTGCAAGGGGTGCCTTAGGGTGCGAGCGCTCTGGGAATGGGCTGTGTAGGTCCCTGCGGACGCCTCACGTTCCGGGTGCATCCCGAAATCTTGGGGTAGCAAGATCGGGGCACCTCGGTTAGGGACGAGACTCCCCCTTTCCTCCGAGCTATTCATGGCAGGGAAGCAGCGTTGGAAAACTGTGGAGGTTCAGGATCAGGAGATTGTTTTGGGCAGCAGGGGTTGGCCTAAATGATCCCCTGAGgttccctccagccctggggtgcaGACTCTTGTGGGGCACGGGGGCTTGGCTGGCCACTCGCCCTCCAGCTGGGCACCCTGGGCTCTCACTCAAAGCTGTGCAGCAAGGGCTGCAGGATGAAGCAGAGCCCTCCTGGGGAAGCTGCCCAGCTCTCCGAGGAGGTGCCTCTGGGTCATGGAATGCAGACAGTGCCCAGCTCCTgtgtcacagctgctgcagctcagccctggcagaAACTCTGCTGTGCCCTCGTCCTGCTCCTTGCTGGGTGCTGCACATCTCTGCGACCCGCCCGGGGAGGAAGTTTGCAGGAGGAGTTAATCCTCCTCAATCTGTTTTGCCCACAGACAATGGTGAGGCCACTGTcctgcaggcaggaaggcaCGAGTTCCCCTTCACCTTCCAGCTCCCCGAGTAAGTtggtgtttttggggggagagGACATCTTGGAAatgagggttgttttttttttttagcaaaaccCTTCTAAAATTGTTTGTTGCTCGTGCCCAGGACCCTGGCCACCTCCTTCGAGGGGAAGCATGGCAGTGTGCGCTACTGGGTGAAGGCCAAGCTGCACAGACCCTGGTCAACAGTgaagaaagcaaagaaggaGTTCACTGTGATTGAACCCATCGACATAAACACCCCTGCGCTGCTGGTGAGCTCCCCCTGCTCCACCCCGGGGCTCTGGCATCCAAAACGTACCCAGGAAGCCCATGGGGAAGGTGTCTGCCTCCCCTTCAGCATTGCAGTGCAGGCCTGGTTTCCAGAGGGAATATGTTCCCCCCTGGAACTTGTGCCCTCCGGCGCTacctgggctgggcagaggtCAGCTGTGCCTCTTTGTTTTTGGAAACTTTAATGCATTGCAACAGCTTCTTGCATCAGATACCTGAGAAGTTGCTGATGCTCCCCGGCAGGTTCTTGGTGCCAGGGAGGTGATTGCTTTGAGTTTCATCCTTAGTTGCTAAATAGCCTGAATAtttccccttctccaggctcCCCAGGCAGGTGCCAAGGAGAAACTTGCTCGTGCCTGGTACTGCAACCGTGGCCAAGTGTCTGTGACTGCCAAGATTGACCGAAAAGGCTACACCCCAGGTGAGACCAGCTGCTGGGGCCCTTGAACCTCGGTGGGCCCTGGGGTAGAGCCCAGAGGAGGGGCTTTGGGTCACTGCGAGCTGGCAGGAAATCAGAGAGCTTCGGTGTGCGCACCTGGTATGGGCAGCGTCCTTGGGACCTTCCTCCTGGATGAAGCCACGTGCCTGCCCCATCAGACAGCGTGACCACCCCTCAGTGCAGCAATTCCTCGGGGCAGGACtgggctctgcctcccctcctccaacgtgtgtgtgtctgttttgGCAGGAGAGGTCATCCCCATCTTTGCCGAGATCGACAACTGCACGAGCCGCGCCGTGGTGCCCAAGGCAGCCATAATCCAGACCCAGACCTTCATCGCCCGGGGCACCAAGAAGCAGAAGAAGTCGGTGGTGACCAGCATCTCTGGGGACCCCATCCCGGCCGGGAAGCGGGAGGTGTGGCACGGGCGGGCGCTGAAGATCCCTCCGGTGGGGCCGTCCATCCTGCAGTGCCGCATCATCCAGGTGGAATACTCCCTGAAGGTGAGGCAGCTCCCCAAGAGCTCCCCAGGAATTCCCTGCGGAGCTCAGCCCCTCCAGACTGGGAAAACGCCGCCGGCTGagcttccctgctgctctgtgtctcGGCAGGTTTGCGTGGATATTCCTGGCACGTCCAAGCTGCTCCTTGAGTTGCCTCTTGTCATCGGGACCATCCCGCTGCATCCCTTCGGGAGCCGCACCTCCAGTGTCAGCAGCCAGTACAGCGTCAACCTGGAGTGGCTCAGCACCATCCCGGAGCAGCTGGAGGGTGAGCATCTCCTTCTCCCTGGGATGAACCCCCTGTTCAGGACAGCGAGACTCAAAAGTTCTCTGCTGGGcctgttttggcttttttttgaACCTAATTTTTTGGTGAatctcctgggagctgggaggctTTGGGAAGTAGTGGGTTTGGAGTCATTTTACCTGCGTGTCCCTTGTTTTTGGTGAGCGTTTGCTGTTCCCTGATGGTTATCCTTTCTCCTCAGCCCCCCCTGAGTACTCAGCAGTCGTGTCCAGCCCGGAGGccgagcagagcctggctccccCGTGCCGCAGCGAGCTCGGGGACATCCTGGAGGGTCCCTTCTTCGCCTACATCCAGGAATTCCGCTTCCGACCGCCTCCGCTGTATTCAGAGGTGATGAATCCCTCTGGGCTGGGAGGCTGGTGGAGGCTGGGACGTTCCACCGCTGAGGTTTTTGACTCTGGACTTGGCTCTGCAGGTGGATCCGAACCCCGCGTCAGACAGCATCCGCCCGCGCTGCATGACCTGCTGAGAGAGGCACTTTGACGGCGTGTGACGATCCCTGGGGATGGCAGCTTGCACCCTCACAGCGCTCTGGGTCTGGAAACGGGGACCTGAGACCCCGACCCCGCTCACGGCCCTCGGCCGCTCCTGTCGTGACTCCCACGGGCCCGGAGCCGGCGCGGGCAGGGCGGGAGAACACGAGGGGCTGGCGCCGTGGAGCGGCTCCGTGTGCTGAGGACAGGAGCAGGGTTCACAACTGCCCCGGGGTTTGGGCTTCGAGCAGGGAACACGAGCCGAGGTCGCTCTCTCCTTGCCTGCAGTGCCGCGCTCCGAAAATTCCCGTCGGCTCCTGGCGTGGAGAGCGGGAGCTCGGAGGCATTTCTCAGGATTACTGGAGAATGTTTGGATGGTGCTCAGGGTTGGGCCCTGGGGTGATGCAGGTGGAGCCCTTCACCTGTGGCTCACCAGGACTGCAGGTCCCCGAGGCAGTGAAAGGTCCTTTTCTGGCTGGATGAAGCAGAGGGCTCAGCCACTGCTGATAATCTTTGCCACAAGCCTGCGGGTACCTGCGGGGGGGAACAGTTTGAGCCATTTGACCAAACTCAAAAGGCCTCCAAGGGCTGATACAAGGACTTGGGAGATGAATTTATGATCTGTGGCAGTGTTTTGGTGCCGTTTACTGAGAGCAGGAAGGCTGGCTTGTGAGTGTCAGCACCAAACCTGCACGGTGTGCTGGTGCCTCTCCCAGGATGGGGCTGAAACCGGCCCCAAACTGTGCTACCAGCACAGGGCCTTGGAGCTGTGCCTGGTGGCcaaggaagagagagggaagcCCAGTCCAAGGCTGGTGGCAGCCACAGGTGCTGATGGGAGCTGTGGAGTTGGATGAATCCCTCAGGACTGGGAGTCCTTGGTGCTGCGCCCACAGAGGTGTTGGGGGCCCAGGTGGGGTGAGGACAACAGCCTGTGCTCactggggtgggaagggggagCTGGATGTTGTGGTGAGGAGCCAGGGGCTGACCCTGCTCGCTGCAGGGGGACCTGAGCAGAGTTTGGGGGCCGAGGACCTTTGCATTCCCTCGCTGAGACAATCCGTGGCCGTGCACAGCGTGCCttgggctctgtgctggggttGCTCAGATGAGTCTTTTCTATCTGTGAACACTTTTGTAATGACCACTCTTTGTCTCTACTCTTTTTGTACAACTTTTCGGTGGGGGAATTTTTATGTctgaaataaattcttcaaaCCAATCTGTTGCCTGGATAGTTTTATCTTCCTCTTTCTGCTTCCCGTTGTCTGTGGCATGTGGGAGTGCTCCCTGCTCTCTCTTCGCTGCCCTGCAGACGCCCAGCTCCACCCTGGGCCCAGTCCTGCGCTGGGATTAACTGGGTCACTCGGCCAGCACTGCTCCCCGGCAGGGTTGGTCTCCtgagcctccagctcctccacgtCTGTGCAGTTCTGGCACTTCTCCCCTTACCTGCGCTGCAGGGCTGCGAGCAAACCTGTTGGATTTTTCCAGGCTTGCTTCCTGTTTGCGTCCAGGCTCCTGGAGGACAGACACAGTGGAAGCCTGGCAGggacccagcagctccagctgggagctgggacactCCTGCCTTGGCTCAGCCAGTCCCAAGGAGGCTCGGGATCAGCCCCATGCTGtgctgcctgggagctgctgccgtGTGGGAAGAGCAAGGAGCGTCCTTCGCCTGCTTCCTTGGGCTGGAATTTGATTTTTCACAGCGTTTCTGTGCTCCACGTCTCTGCTGGGCACGGCAAATCTTGGTGCGTGCGAGGCAGGGTTTGAATCAGGGCTTTAGTTTGCTCTTCCATGGACTGTGCTGCTTGAAAATATTGCCACTGGAATGTGATTTCCCCtcccctttatttatttttttttttttgtttgctgagctgctcagccCCGCAGCTGCATCAGAGCAcgtgctcctgccctgggccaggggagAGAACTTGTCCCTGTGTTTGCCTGTGAGAACCTGGTGCTCCTGCAACCTTTATTcaaatctgctttttatttggCATCCCCGGTGCTCTGATTAATTCTTCCCGGGGGAGGATTAACCGGCCTCGCAGGGAATTAGTTTAATTTGTTTACATCCCAGTTTTGGGGGGGGATCGTGTCTGGATCTGCCGCTGGCAGCGGTGGCCGGTGCTGCGCGGCCtctcgggttttttttttttttttttggtgacatCAAAGGGGACACGAAGCACAGCGCTGCACCCCCCAGGTGAGGATGGCCCCGAAATCAGCCCTGTGaccaggctgagcccagccagGCACAAGGGAACCATTCTGTGCCGGCAAACGCCGAGCAGCGGGCATGGCCGGGGGCTCCTGGTCAGCCCCGGATCATCTGCCCCGGCTGCACAAGGAGATGTTTATTCCCCGGGCCGGAGCGGGGGGGGCGAGCGCCCAGCACCCCGTGTCTGTCCCGCTCTGCCTTCCTGGGAAAGCGCATCACCCGGTGACGGACCGCGGGCCAGGCCACGCCGGCCCGGGGAACCCGATGCCGGTGGGCAGCGCTCCCGGTGTGAGAGCCGTCTCTCCAGCGGGGATTCTTTGTCTCCAGGTTTTTCTCTCCAGGTTTTTTCTCGTACAGTCGGGCAGTAGCACAGCGAGGTTGGGGGGGGGCACGGCCAAGCTGGGGCTCCTGCCAGGAAAGGGCTGCACTCCTGAATCCTGAACCCCGGAGGGGCTAAAAATACCTCGTCTGGACATTTGGAGCCAGGGCATGGTGCAGACCCTTCCAGGCAGCGCTTTCACAACtgctggcagcgctgccggTGCTCCCTCCAACCTTCTGTTGTTTATCTGCCCCGGCTCCAAAGTCCTGATTGAACAGCCCGGGCTGTTCCATGTTTATTGGTACAGCCCGGGAGTTTGGGGCTCCCTGGGGGTCCGCTGAGCCGGAACGGCCCCGTGCCCTGGCGGCGATGCCGCGGCAGCACCGAGCCCCGACCCCGGGCAGGAGGCGCGTGATGCAATTACAGTGCCGCGATTATTTATAGCTCTTGGCCCCGTGCGCTGGAAAATGCCGCCCGGACCAT from Hirundo rustica isolate bHirRus1 chromosome 26, bHirRus1.pri.v3, whole genome shotgun sequence encodes the following:
- the ARRDC2 gene encoding arrestin domain-containing protein 2, coding for MIFDRLKRFCIVLEGSERDGPAAFSPGQAVSGRVVLELAAAARLGALRLRAMGAARVHWTESRSAGSSTAYTQSYSDQVEFLSHRDTLMAPPDNGEATVLQAGRHEFPFTFQLPETLATSFEGKHGSVRYWVKAKLHRPWSTVKKAKKEFTVIEPIDINTPALLAPQAGAKEKLARAWYCNRGQVSVTAKIDRKGYTPGEVIPIFAEIDNCTSRAVVPKAAIIQTQTFIARGTKKQKKSVVTSISGDPIPAGKREVWHGRALKIPPVGPSILQCRIIQVEYSLKVCVDIPGTSKLLLELPLVIGTIPLHPFGSRTSSVSSQYSVNLEWLSTIPEQLEAPPEYSAVVSSPEAEQSLAPPCRSELGDILEGPFFAYIQEFRFRPPPLYSEVDPNPASDSIRPRCMTC